The DNA segment CATGAGCTTCGCATTGATGTCCGCCAGTTGCTTGCCGACGAAGGCTTCAAATTCGCTGTTCTTGGCGTCAATCTCGCGCTCAAGCACAGGCAGACGCGCCAGCTGCGATTCACTCGGACGACCGCCGTACTGGCTCACCCAGCCGTAGACGTCGACGATGCGCTCGCGCAGTTGCTCTTCGCCGGTCACCTGCCCTTCTTTCGTCGCTACGAGCGTCTTGTGCAGCGCGTCGAGCCGGTCGGCAAACGCCTGCACGTCACCCCTCGCCGGGTCTTTCTCGTCGAGCTTGCCGGCGCGCTCTTTGGCTTTGTCGCGCAGGTCTGTGACCACCGCGTCGACAAACGCCAGCCGCTCTTGCATCTGGTAGAGCTTCCACAGGGTCTGCTGCTGCAAGGCGCGGTCTGCCGCCGAATGCGGCGAGCGCGGATCAGCGATCACTTTGATCTGTCCCGTGAAGGTGTCTTTGTCTTTGACGAGCTTGATAGTGTAGGTGCCTTCGGGAACCATCGGCCCGGTGAGCGCCGGCCCCGCGAGGTTCGGTGACGGCGGCACCTTCGGCGGCTTCTGGCGCATCGCCCAGGTGACGCGGTTGATGCCGCGCCGCTTGCCCGCGGGCAAAGTAGTCATTAGCTTGCCCGCGGCGTCATAGACTTCGAGCTTCATATCGCCGATGACGTGGCGCTCTTTCAGGTAATAAGTGATCGTCGCATTCTCGCTCGGATTCTGGCCGATGAACTCGGCGTCGCCGGGAAACTCCTGCACGCCCGAAGGCAGCGGAATCACCGACGGGCGCGACTCTAAGAGGGTCGCCTCCGCATCCATCATCTGCGGCGTGATCTGACGCAGCGGCGTGATGTCGTCAATAATCACGATGCCGCGCCCGTGCGTCGCTAGAATCAAGTCGTGATCGCGCGGGTGAATCTGGATGTCGCGGACGGCGACCGGCGGCAGGTTGCCTGTAAACTGCGCCCACTGCCCGCCGCCGTCTATGGAAACGAACAGACCGAACTCGGTTCCCAGAAAGAGCAGGTCGCGGTTGACGCGGTCTTCGCGGACAACGTGCGCGTAGCCGCTTAAGGCGTCGGTCGCCAGCCCGCGCCAGGTCTTGCCAAAGTCTGTGGTCTTGAATACATAAACTTTCATGTCGCCGGTCTGGTGGCCATCGAAGGTGACGTAAGCCGTCCCCCGCTCAAAACGGCTCGCCTCGACGCCCGAGCACCACGTCGCTTTCGGCAGGCCCTGAATGTTCGACACAACATTCGACCACGACTTGCCGCCGTCGGTCGTCAGTTGCAGGTTGCCATCGTCTGTGCCGGCCCAGATGATCTTCTGGTCGAGCGGCGATTCGGCGATGGTGAAGATCGTGCAGTGATTTTCCGCCGACGAGTTGTCGAGTGACAGCCCGCCCGATTCGTCCTGCTTCTGTTTCTCCGGGTCGTTGGTTGTCAGGTCGGGCGAGATGCGCTCCCACGACTCGCCGCGATTCAGGGTGCGGAAGAGGAACTGCGCGCCGACATACATGACCTTCGGGTTGGTCGGGCTCAAGGCAATCGGCGCGTTCCAGTTGAAGCGGTATTTCGGCTCGCCCTCTTTGGCGTACGGCTTGATCGATTTCACCTCGCCGGTCTTCAGGTGAACGCGCAGCAACTGGCCGCCTTGAAACTCGCTGTAGACGATCTGGCTGTCTACAGGGTCGGGGTAGGCGTGAAAGCCGTCGCCGAAGCCGACGTTGCGCCAGTTCTTATTCTGTATGCCGCCGGCGCTCGACGACGGCCCCATCCACGAGCCGTTATCCTGCAAGCCGCCATAGACGTTATAAGGCCGCTCCATGTCGAAGCCGACGTGATAGAACTGCCCCACCGGCAGGTTGCCGAGAAAGCGGAAGTTGCGCGCCTTGTCCTGCGAGACGTAGACGCCGCCGTCTGTGCCGACGATGACTTGATAGGGGTCGAGCGGGTTGACCCATACGGCATGAAAGTCGCCGTGCGCCCGCCCGCCGCGCTGCGCGAACGACTGGCCGCCGTCGGTGCTTACGGCAAAGGCGAAGTCGGGCTTGTAGATCGTCTTGTAATCCTTCGGATCAACGACCATGGTGGCGAAATAAAACGGGCGGCCCGTGACCGAGGCCGAGCCGGTCACCTTCGTCCAGGTTTCGCCGAGATCGTCCGAACGATAAAAGCCGCTCTTCTTCGCTTCGACCATCGCATAGAGGGTGTTCGGGCGCGACGGCGCGACGGCAATGGCGATACGCCCGAGGTCGCCTTCGGGCAGGTCTTTGGTGAGCTTCTTCCAGGTTTTGCCCGCGTCTGTAGATTTATAGAGGCCGCTGCCGGGGCCGCCCGAGGTGAAGAAGTAAGGCTTGCGGCGGAACTGCCACATCGAGGCGTAGACGATGTTCGGCTCCTGCGGATCGATGGCGATGTCGGCGCAGCCTGTGTTGCCGTCTACGAATAAAACTTTCTTCCACGACTTGCCGCCGTCGGTCGTCTTGAAGACGCCGCGCTCATCATTGCTATCCCACAGATGACCGGTCGCCGCGACGTAGACCGTATCAGCGTTCTTCGGGTCGATGACGATGCGGGCGATGCGCTCGGAGTTCTCCAGCCCGACGCGCTTCCAGGTATCGCCGCCGTCAGTCGTCTTGTAAAGCCCTGTGCCGACCGACGTGCTGTTGCGCGTCCAGGTCTCGCCGGTGCCAACCCAGACAGTGTCTGTGTGCGCCTGATCGATGGTGATTGCGCCGATTGATTGGGTGTATTTGTCGAAGACCGGCTTGAACGAGGTGCCGCCGTTGATAGACTTCCAGACGCCGCCGCCCGCCGCGCCGACCCAGAGAATGCGCGGGTCGCTCTGGACCGCGTCTATGGCGGCAATGCGCCCGCTGGTCGTGGCCGGGCCGATGTGGCGGGCTTCGATGGCG comes from the Blastocatellia bacterium genome and includes:
- a CDS encoding glycosyl hydrolase; amino-acid sequence: MHALARQLRLVLPLLLSLLTVTPAQDGHVKIDTATFGAIEARHIGPATTSGRIAAIDAVQSDPRILWVGAAGGGVWKSINGGTSFKPVFDKYTQSIGAITIDQAHTDTVWVGTGETWTRNSTSVGTGLYKTTDGGDTWKRVGLENSERIARIVIDPKNADTVYVAATGHLWDSNDERGVFKTTDGGKSWKKVLFVDGNTGCADIAIDPQEPNIVYASMWQFRRKPYFFTSGGPGSGLYKSTDAGKTWKKLTKDLPEGDLGRIAIAVAPSRPNTLYAMVEAKKSGFYRSDDLGETWTKVTGSASVTGRPFYFATMVVDPKDYKTIYKPDFAFAVSTDGGQSFAQRGGRAHGDFHAVWVNPLDPYQVIVGTDGGVYVSQDKARNFRFLGNLPVGQFYHVGFDMERPYNVYGGLQDNGSWMGPSSSAGGIQNKNWRNVGFGDGFHAYPDPVDSQIVYSEFQGGQLLRVHLKTGEVKSIKPYAKEGEPKYRFNWNAPIALSPTNPKVMYVGAQFLFRTLNRGESWERISPDLTTNDPEKQKQDESGGLSLDNSSAENHCTIFTIAESPLDQKIIWAGTDDGNLQLTTDGGKSWSNVVSNIQGLPKATWCSGVEASRFERGTAYVTFDGHQTGDMKVYVFKTTDFGKTWRGLATDALSGYAHVVREDRVNRDLLFLGTEFGLFVSIDGGGQWAQFTGNLPPVAVRDIQIHPRDHDLILATHGRGIVIIDDITPLRQITPQMMDAEATLLESRPSVIPLPSGVQEFPGDAEFIGQNPSENATITYYLKERHVIGDMKLEVYDAAGKLMTTLPAGKRRGINRVTWAMRQKPPKVPPSPNLAGPALTGPMVPEGTYTIKLVKDKDTFTGQIKVIADPRSPHSAADRALQQQTLWKLYQMQERLAFVDAVVTDLRDKAKERAGKLDEKDPARGDVQAFADRLDALHKTLVATKEGQVTGEEQLRERIVDVYGWVSQYGGRPSESQLARLPVLEREIDAKNSEFEAFVGKQLADINAKLMAKKLDPIKLLTKEEYDKKQEK